A window from Populus trichocarpa isolate Nisqually-1 chromosome 3, P.trichocarpa_v4.1, whole genome shotgun sequence encodes these proteins:
- the LOC18096946 gene encoding glycine cleavage system H protein 3, mitochondrial, translating into MALRLWASSTANALRISVASSTAHLSPSYSLSRCFSTVVDGLKYASSHEWVKHEGPVATIGITDHAQDHLGEVVFVDLPEPEGAVSQGKSFGAVESVKATSDINSPISGEIVEVNTKLSETPGLINKSPYEEGWMIKVKPSNPSELQSLLGPKEYTKFCEEEESH; encoded by the exons ATGGCACTGAGGTTGTGGGCTTCTTCAACGGCCAATGCACTGAGAATCTCTGTTGCCTCCTCCACAGCTCACCTCTCTCCTTCCTACTCCCTCTCAAGATGCTTCTCTACTG TTGTAGATGGGTTGAAGTATGCATCTTCACATGAGTGGGTGAAGCATGAAGGGCCGGTGGCCACTATTGGCATTACAGATCATGCTCAG GATCATCTGGGAGAAGTAGTGTTCGTAGACTTGCCAGAACCGGAAGGTGCTGTCAGCCAAGGGAAGAGCTTTGGAGCAGTGGAAAGCGTGAAAGCAACTAGTGATATCAATTCTCCAATCTCCGGCGAGATTGTTGAGGTTAATACAAAGCTTAGTGAAACTCCTGGACTG ATAAATAAAAGTCCATATGAAGAGGGATGGATGATCAAGGTGAAGCCAAGCAACCCATCAGAATTACAGTCCCTACTTGGTCCAAAGGAATACACAAAATTCTGTGAGGAAGAAGAATCTCATTAG